The Trachemys scripta elegans isolate TJP31775 chromosome 14, CAS_Tse_1.0, whole genome shotgun sequence genome segment CGCGTGGATGTGCACGGTGGTGCCACCGGGCTTGTGCAGAGTCAGTGCGTCCTGCCgggggagaggagacaggaaaGCGTGTCAGCTGGCGGTTCGCTCGCTGCCGCAGTGCCCTCTCATTCTGTTGAGAGCACTCATTTGACTGGGCTGCAGATgtaatggcccagatcctcagctggtgtgaatgagTAGGCAGACGCACACCAGCTGCGGCTCGCACCTGATCTACTGGAGGTGTTGTCCAAGTacaaagtgctttgcagacaGTACCCAAAGGCTCATGACACTCTGAATAGATGAagtcatccccatttcacagaggggaaaactgaggcacgaagcCGTTTGGGCCTGATTGTTCAGTGTGGTGctcccagtccccaccccccaatctccATCTCCAAATGACTATAATTGGAGCAGTGGCGGCTCAGCccttcctgaaaatcaggtcctacgtgacttgcccagggtgcCAGAGaggcagtgacagagccaggcaTACGCCCCAGGAGTCCAGCCACCTAGTTTCCTGCTCTAACTGATTAGAGGGTGCTCCTTCCCCTGCAAAGGCTTACAGAGCCCTTTCCCTTTTAATTACTTGTAATTGgaaagaggttgttttttttaatattaaacacattttaatgcCAAAGCAATAACTCAGTTCTTCTACTTATTTTTATCCTGTAGCAATTAATactgcaagagagctctctccaGGAGTGAACTCGCTCCAGGTTGCTTGTAGAAATCGAttagcttgtaaagtgctttgcagaagAGAGAGGCTGAATCAGCAGGAAGTATATTTGTCCCTAGGAGAATGGCCCTGTTTGTATTGCAGTTCATAGTTTGATGGAGTTAACAGTGGGTTGACTTTGGGCTTTCAATAGTAGCCACGTTGTGAATGAAAGGTGCCGAGGGGGAATTTTTTACCTCTCCATTTCTAGTCTGTAAGGTGGAGCCCCTTAGAACAGAGAAGAGGGGATCTGCATATGCAGGGAGCAATACAGAGCCTGCCTTACTCTGGCACTTAGCCAAAGCCCCATTGCCCCAAGAGTTGTGGATGTCTCTGAAACGGAAAAGCCCTCTTGGCAGATGGGGCTGAACCGTGGCTGCAAAGCTGGAGGGCATTGGAGAATGgagcctcccccgcccctttgaaataaatataaaaagggTGTCTTACAAACTGAACTAATTGGGtacctggagcagcccctgctctccttccctgcacttgggtgctcagcacccggGTCACATGCTCCCTTGGAGTACCCCCAATAACTACAGTCATGCCTATGCACGTTGGACTCCACCCTCTTGTCTCAAAGCTCCGTCATTGTCCTCTCCATCCCTAGCATGGAAAGGAAATGGAGACAAGATGCAGTAACAGGAGCTGGTTCTTACCTGGCTGAGTTTTTCTTGGTCCCAAAGGGATCCTATAATGAAAGCCACCAGTCGGCCTTCTTCAAACCAGCCAAGCGACAGCTCAGGGCACAGGTTCAGAAAGTGGCGGATCTCATCCAGGTGAAGGGGGCAGTCGCCCGAAACGGAGATAAATGCTAGAGAAGAATAAAAACAAGGCAATGTCAAGAGGGAACAGCCTCTCAGAGCTACACTGCAGCCTCCCCTCGGCTGGGAGAACCTCAGACTAATTGATGGTGGGCTGGGAATTGGAGCTTAACAAACATGAGGGGTGTGAACCAAAGTCCTGGATCCAGGTGCTcatgaactttggggaagtttgaatccagatctgaactttgtggctcaaGTCAATCTCTCCTTCCAGGAGAAGCCAGAAAGGACTGGGATTCCCCTTCTCATCCATACATCTTCTGTAAGTTACTTCCTTTTAGAAGATGGGCACTTCACACTTGAGAAAGCAAAGCCCTCGGCTCTCCCAAGCAGGAGAACTGTTCTAGGAAGCTGTGCCTGCTCTGTTCTCTGATCAGTACATCTCTGATCCGGGCCATTGCTTTAAGCCTCGCTTGTTCACTGTGCTCTCCCTGCGGGTTTTCTGAGTCACTCCTACAGCATTTAGCACTCAATTAAAAACCAGCCACAGATATTTATATAGTTTCAAAGTTCCTGCTAATTGGTTTGGAAAACACTGGTCTTGAAATGTTATGATTATCTCTACAGCTTGGGAAATGATCAATAAAAGGGAAAGCTGGTTAGAGGTAAAAGCCGTTTGGGTGGgatctacaaagggacttagaGGTTGCAACTCTGACCCTcccagcacctaacttttaggtgcatCAAAAATCACAGGCACACCTGGCAATCCACAAAGCCGAGTTAGGCACCGAGATTCCCTATATAATGAACAGGGAGAGCCAGGCGCCCTAgactgggatccacaaagccagcaagCTCAGAGCGGAGCTGCCTAACGTAGTCAATGGGCGATTCCAATGAGAGAAGTGTGTGCTGAGCCCTCCTCTTGGACATAGGTGCTCTGCAGCCCTGAggtaggtgcctatctctgctaagtatcagaggggtagccgtgttattctgaatctgtaaaaagcaacagagggtcctgtggcacctttgagactaacagaagtattgggagcataagcttatgctcccaatacttctgttagtctcaaaggtgccacaggaccctctgttgctttttatctctGCTAGCGATCCCCGAACAGCAACGGGGCACCTGCCTCGCCCCATACCAAACAGCTGGAGGTCCCTACCTCTCGGgagcgctctaaccactgggctacagaatcattgtctctctctggcccaagaCTGAGAATGATTCTGCAGTCCAGTTATACGGTGGGCAGTATGATCACCATTACCTCTTccagctggattttgaatgggaccagATCTGggaggcagcctctgagcacgccTACTGGATTGGGCACCGAATGTCTGTCTTCCCCTGATtcatgaattgctctggggcttagacAGGACATGCCTGGAGGAacgcagcagtgcacatgcttaGAGGCAGAaacaggtgcctagggaacttttgcTCTGAAAACATACTCCCTGAGTGAATTTAGGGAGTTTTATGCATCATAGTGGAGCCAAAattgggatttaggtgcctaagtcttgGGTTTAGGTACGTCAGTATCTGTGGATCTGAGCCTTTGTGTTTAGGGTTTGAGAATGCGGGAAGTATATATTGCCTTCTGGTAAGAGCTGTGGTAGTtatctccctctgctctgggctccTCGCAGCTTTGATTTCCAGGCCTGGTTCTCCATTGTCCTGTATCTCCTCCaggcatttacacctgtgcaaaggagATCAGCATGGAAGTATTTACATCCACTTTGTTCTCCCTTTGCCTGGGTGTAAATGATGCGATGGAGAATCTGGTCTTGTCGTCACTAGTAGAAACCCCTCCCTTCTACACAGCAGGTGGCAAGTTCTCATTGGAACATTACAGGCTTATGCCAGGATGTCTCTTGCCGTGGGCCATTGCTGACTGTCGCATGGAAATTACTCCCCCCTTCTCTAGCAGGTTTGCTGGCTTTCCTTTGAAATTTATCGCAAGAGGGAACAAAGGGCCAAACTCAGCCCAGACCCGAGTGGTGATGCAGTCCACGGTTTGCAGGTCTTGCAGACCCagagaaatctcatgagaagaaCTAGGCTAGCTACAAATGCTCTTGGCTCCAATGAGCACCTGATCTGTAACTCTCAGGTTTGAAGACTGAAAAATTGATTCTGACTAATCTGTTTGTTTGTATCCCAGCTGGCTTCAGTGTTCAGTGTCGGAAGCGCATAGCAAGGAGGGAACACCCCACCTGGAGGAAAAGGGTTATTTGTTCCCAGTGTAATCTGGCCCTACTGACCCTGCTATGGTGAAAAGCCCTTCCTAGGGCAGGATAAGAGGGCCAAGTGCTTTCTAATGTACCCCAAGGCGCATGCTGCTTTCCTTGCTGCAGGGAGCCTCTCTGCACAGTGGTGCTGGTATGTGAATAAACGTGACTTCAGTGTGGCTCTGTGGAGTctaggaattttgctattgactccaCTGGGACCAGGAACAAGCCCTTAAGTGGGTTCCACCCTATAACACCTGGCTTCCAGCACACCTAACACTGCCTCCACCTCTGATTCTCCCTGTCCttgtgggaagaggggggagtGCTGGCTGGCTTTATCGGGGGAAGGTGAGTTTTCAAATACCCTCGCAAACAGATTGACTGATTGGGGCTTGTAACAGATCTGACACTAAAGACGCTGGGGGAGAGGTAAACGGGTCACTCATTCTCTTTCCATTTGTGTCTCCATTGCTACTTGGTTagctctgtaaagcactttgggccGCAGCTTCTAAGACCGATGCTATAACAACTCTCCACTGTTCCTGCCTGCGGTGCTAAGCGCTGGTCCCCTGCAGAAGGAGAGACATTTCCACTTGCACGCCAGCGCCAGGTGTATTTCTGAATTAAGGCCGGGGGCAGTACTGTGGTTTCTTTGGCTGAGCAGGACTGAGGCAGATAgctagtggggaaggagggctctTACCTTCTCTCTCAATCTCAAATACGCTGATTGCATCCTCGGGAGTGAGGCACCGGAACTCGCTGGCGGGAAGCGTGTGACGTCGTTGGCGTCCAGGCGAGCTCCGCGGAGGCCTCAGGTGAATGGGCTTCAGGAAAGGCAAGGCGCTGATCACGGACATCCTCCGTTATTTCTGGTGTCCTCCGTAAACTTCTCCTCCGTTTGGCCACCGGTGTCGTCAGCGAGGCTCTATTTCAGTAAATACGCTCCAGCGGGATCAGCCAACCGGCCAAAAATACCTGCCAAGCACATACTGGATTAGGCAGCCTGCCTCCCGCGCTATATATGCATGCCGTGTCCTCCATGAGCCTGCACGGCCACCCAGCCTGTCAGCGCAAACGCGCTCAGGTTCTCAGACATAATCGCTGCCCCAATGCAAATGCGGGGCCTCCGCTCACGGCAATGGGGCTCTGGCATGGGACAGGTCACACAAACAACTCCCACCTGCCAGGCAGCTGAAGCGTAGGAACAAAAGCCAGCCACCTGGCTGCTGAGGCGCTGAGCGCTAATGACAGAGCGGAGGGACGAGAAATGGCTTTTACAGCCTGGGGCCCAGCCAGCGGGGTTAAGTGGTGAGACGGGCGGGGTTATGCGCTGACGtgagcggggggagggaaggtggccCTAAGGTCACCAAAAAGCTGGATCTGGTGACTCAACAAAGcgctcttagggcctgatcctgcctagCACTGAGTCTTTcctgctgagtacccacaactctCTCTGGCTTGCATTGGAGTTCAACCCCTCGCAGGAGACcctgagcagcttgcaggattgggcccttaatgcTGTCAAGCCAATCTTCTGCTTTCTGGGAAGCTCTTATGGTAATCGTGTAATTAACGAGCTGAGTGGAGGGGCTCAGAGCCCAATGCTTTTTCCCCTTtgagaagaggaggaagtggggtCGAGGCAGGGGACGAGGGGGGCGGGGAGTGACCCGCAGTGTGAATGAACTCTGGAGGCACTCGGTCTGGGAGAGAACTTGAGGGTTTGGAGAGGGTGTCGCTGAAAGAAGGAACCTCCTTCAGTCTATCAGAAAAACCCCTTAGCAGGACAGAGCTCCTGCAAGCAACTTTCTTAGGCAATTTTCTGCCAGTAGCTGCTGAGGCTATCGGGAGTGTCCATGCCTGGATGAGAAGAGCCACCCCCAAGCAACTGCCTCTTCCTGGAAGCGTAGGGCTGGCATTGCCTTCTCTCTTCAGGCACACACATTCTGATCTCTGCCCTCCCCTGGGCAGCGCGGCTGAGTGCCCTTTTGTGGGGCAGGTTTGCCCACCTGCTTCCAGACTGCCCCCAGCCTCCTGTGTGCTCCAGTCTGGATTAGTTAAGATGGAGGAAATGCATTTCCTGTAGTACGAATGAGCTGCAGATGGAGCGCCTATAAAGGCGTGGGCAAATGTCATGTGCATGGGCAGAGAATACACTGGGAAGGAAACAGTATGCACTGGTATAGGCTGTCTTTTGAATCCCCCCAGGCTAGAGGTGACTGTAACTTTTCCAGCATCTGGCCTGTACAGTGTGTGGGTTAGCAGGTTCCCTGGGTAGATTGTCAGGGGCAAGCGGAGTCCACAAGTGACTCCATTAGTGAGGGCAGGTTGAGATGCTGGCATTAGGTCTGTGGCTCTCAGTTGCCAGAGATAAATGGCTTCGGCTGTTGCTCAGACTTTGGGAGAAATGCTGGAATTTATCGGCAGATGCTGTTTAGCACTGTCTGTAATTCTACAGCAGCGGCTACAGGGCCTGCCACTGGAATGCACTGTGGGTTAGCAAAAGACGAAAAATCTCCAGCCAATGGTTCCTGGATTCTCTCCAAGCTCCTCGGAGTTTGCACAGCTTTACAGATCCGTTTATCTAGCTACACAGACTTCTCTCTAGAGATTGCTGAGGTTCTCTAGCGTATACACAGGAGCcaatctgggccaaattcagggaTGAGCCTAAGCTGTTGTGATGTACATCTATTTCTAGCCCCTTCAGCAGATAACTTACACCAGCGTCCACTCTGCTGTACTTTCTCTGGCTGTGTCTATACTAGCAAGAACCTGTGGTTTACAACCAGAGAGTTAACACACATTAGCTAAGATGGTGCAACATCCTAATGTAGGGAGGACAAGTTGTAGTATTTTGATGTAGCTGGTTGAGGTGAACCTTAGACACGTCTTTACTCCTCACCTTTGTTTCCCTGGCTGAGAGTCTAATTTAGATGccaaggggtgggaagggaggagtgCAGTAGGAAATGCATCTAACTGGTGGGTATAAGTGGAAGTAGATATCATGTAGATATCGGGCCTGGACTAGTAAATTCCTAGGATGGTTTTACAAGGCAGCTTCAGTGAGAGAGCAAATGCTACATGTGTGACTGAGCTATGCAAGGAATAGCAGAGCAGTGAGTGCCCAGCTGGCGGGAGATTAGAAAAGCACAGCACTGCTGGCCGTAGGACCCCAGGTGACGACGTGGTAGGACCTCCCAGCAGTGTGAATCTCCACTCAGAGAGGGAGATTTTGAGAATATATTTGGAAGGAAACAGAAATCACTTTTAGAGATGAGGCCCTAAACTCAGTCCATCCAAACTCTGAGGAAGTTGGGAGCTGGCTGCAGACACAGATTTGAACTTTGCCACTGGCCCCCAACCCTTTTTATGGGTTTGTAGTGTCCCGCCTAGAGAGAAGACAGGCCTTGGCAGTGGTAAATACAAAGGGAATTCTTTGAGGCTGCTGAACTCAGATCTTGTGGTTATCTCTAGCTCTCAAGTGACTAAACACAGCCAGTTCTGCCTGACTTATCAGGCAGGGTCTACTCTATATAGCCCAACCAAATCCCTAGTTTGGAATAGCCCCgaacttgtgtgtgtgagagagagagaaaaagagagagagagatcaaaccAAATCAGTAAAACTATTTGTCAGATCGTTGTACACTAGATACAAATGTGCAGAAAGTTTGAGCAAATGTCTGATAAATCACTTCTCCCTCAGGCAGAGATCCTAGGTAATATTTCCTGAGAGCTGACCCTGTGTAATGCACTTCTGTGCATTCTGAATGATTTGCCAGCTGAATATTCTAACGGATTGCTACAACTCTAGTGATAAATATGAGACCAGGTCACTGACGATTATTGTTCGACAGGTGCTGGCCTCCCCTTCCGATTATAGGCTGGCAACAGGCTAATAGGATTTGcagaaataacaaaacaaacaaaagcgcTGCCAGCAGCCACAGTGCATTCAAAATAGGACTGCATGGTGTTATTAGCCAAGTGCTGCTATTTTCTCTAGTTACGGTGAATTGCTATATTTACTATGCGGGGCCTGGGGTGTCTGTGGTGGTTGTTTAATACAGTCTCTCCACAAATATGCCAGCATCTGAGCTCTGGAAGCAAACTCTGACGACGTGacattcgtgtgtgtgtgtgtgcgtgcagcgAGTGTGCTTTGCAGAGCGAAAGAAGAACTGGAGGAGAGATCCGATGAGAGAGCGATTAGGACATTAACTCTCTTAAATCCTGGAGGTCTTTTCACACGTGACAGGAGATTGCTGTGCGGAAGCCTGCAGTGATACCCTTACCACTCTGACTGCTGtggacaaagggtgaaatccaggctctctggaaatcaatggcaaaactcccatggacttcaatgaggccagaatttcaccctctgaATTTATAGTAAGAGAACTGCAAAAATGTTCATGTGCCATTGTCCTTTGTCTAATAGTCACAACCATTTAACACTTGACCCAGGCTATGAACAGACAGACAATGTCTTCTCTAAGCACCCCAGATCTTTTAACTGTGCTTGTTTAAGCCAGGTGCGatcaggttttattttaaaaattctttaaacACTCATTTTATTCCAACGTTCGCCTgattatcattttatttattattgtccTGATcagcttgtgagttcaatccttgagggggccatttaggaatctgtggggggagggggggtgactttattttttattttttttggtcggggcagtacttggtcctgctagtgaaggcaggggactggactctatgacctttcaaggtcccttccagttctgagataggtatatctctatcaGTGAGAGTTATTTTCTATGTATAAATGCAGCTAATTTATTTAATGCCTCTGTTGTCCATGTCTTTAGGAGTTACTTCTATTCATCGAGATGTGAGTGTAATAAGGACTGTGAGCCTCTTTGTCCTAATTTAATTCACTCCAAAGATAATTTTAGAAATGGATATTTCATGGTCCTTTGGATCATAGATTAAGGGTAAAATTTAGCAATGGCCAAACTACGAGGAGAGGTTACAATGTCGATGGTTTTTAATAGTATTTGTAAGATTTACTATTGAATTTTATGGAGTCAATTGTACTGATTGGATTAACCATTTATGGTGACTAATGGTCCAATCAGAGATACCCCAGAGGATGCAGTAAGAGTTTCTTTAGACAGAAATATACACACCAATGGCTtcatcctgtgaggtgctgaactcCTGGAGCAGGTTCTCAGTGCACCACCAGATCAAGCCCTAGAACAATATGTAAGTAAATATATAAAGCTAGAGTCTCATCCCCTTACTCACAGTAAGTAACACCTTATTccatgagtggtcccattgacatcagtgggatttttttgtaGAACAAGGAGCTATTTAACGTGAGTAAGGGTTTCAAAATATGGCCCCACGAATCATTAATATTGTATTGGGCCAATTTTGCAGCAGTCATAGGGATTATGGATGTGGGAATTCACTCCCTGTTAATATCTCTCAGTATTTGTGTCATGATAAATTAATTTGTCAATTATTGGTAAGCTCATGCAAGGAACCACTCCATCAGAAATCTTTCCAGCAGTTCTCTGcccagtacagtagaacctcagagttacgaaccctTAGGGAAAaaaggttgttcgtaactctgaaatgttcataactccgaaaaaaatgttctggttgttctttcaaaagtttacaactgaacattgatttaatacagcttggaaactttactatgcaggagaaaaatgctgattttaaccatcttaatttaaatgaaacaagaacagatgcaattttcttactttgtcaattttttttaactttccctttattttttagtaatttatgtttaacacagtactgtgctgtatcTGTGGTTTTTagtttgggggtgtgtgtggggtttttttttggggggggggggggcggggagttggtctctgttgctgcctgattgtgtacttccagttccaaatgagatgtgtggttgactggtcagtttgtaactctgagatttTACTGTACCATATAAAGACACATACAGTATCGCTAATGTTAGGATGTCTGAGGTAGAGATTTTTATAGACaaggggtgggatttttcaaaaccaCCTAAGGGATTTGGACACTCAATTTTCAatagaaattaatgggaattcAGCATCTAAATTGGCCAGGCAACTTTGGAAAGCCCGCCCAAGATCACTACTGGGGACCGTCTAGGACAAAAGTCAGTAATACTGAGAAAAGGCTgccctttttttgttttccttttcattctctggtttgaaatgacattttttcttttgaaatgtaaGTTAATTGGTGTAAATGgcttttgataatttcaaaatgttttgaccattttttattttaaaaaatgaaacatttcaattttttttaaggatttccAGTTTGCTAAAATtgtcaagattttgacttttttgttaaaattcagGCTGGGAAAATTTGTCAATCTCAAATGTTCATGGGATGgggaaaccatttcccacccagctctatcaTTATCCCATTTCAaacttggggaaactgaggcatgcagcaGTGACATGACCTGCCCAAGGCTGAACATGTAAATATTATCTCTTACTTACATTCATGTACTGAAGGAATCTAAATGTTCATATAGTACATGAAGATGCATGTGCCCATGCGTAAATAAACCAGCATGCTCATAATACACACTGACAGGCAACTCAAGCCAATGTTTTCTTTATTCTATTGTGTACATCTATTGGGATTGGGGTTTGAATGCTCAGACCTTTTAGAAACCTTGAGGGTTTGTTTGCATCGCAAACCACAATTTTAGGTCTGAAAATTCTTCTTCCAGTAAAGCCCTGTCTATTCCCAGATCTAATCTGTGGACTTTTCACTGCAAAGACTCATCATACTcagattttaaaagtgtgtgtgtgtggggggggaaggagtatgGTGGGATCCACGTTCTAATCAAAGTCTATGTAAGCAAATTTTAATTTAACAACGCTCCATGCTCTACAAGACAATGCACCATTTGCAATTATAGGAAAGTAGGATGGCCTCTTTAAAGGCTGCTTTCCACTCTAGAAAATCAGTACCACACGTATTACAGTAGAAATGCAGACAATTACCTGTAGGCGTGTGTGGAATACGGTTTCTTGTAAGAACTCCGAAAGTTGTTCTTCTGGATGGCGTGGTCTGGTCTTGCAGTCTTCCTGCCGGTGGAGAGAGGAGAAAACAGACAGCAGTGAATTTTGACCTGCCTACTGCTTTTATTCTGCTGTGACTTACAAAGCTCTTGCTtatatatttgttatttataGAGCACGTGATGAAATTTTAAGAAGTTTATAAACCCTGATGAGTCACAGAGAAAGGTGAGAGGCTTTAAGGTGACATGCCAGCAAAAGCATCCTATGAGGCTTTTCTTTCCTGGCGTGATTGTCTGCAGGGGGATAAAGCATTTTAGCTGATTGCTAGATACTCAGTGCTGCTTGCATGTCTCTGGCTCTATCTACCTATGACTAGATGCATGGCTAGAAAACACGAAATAGTACATCAATATGTAATACAATTAGGGTCTGATCTAGATTCATTTGAagtcactttacatttatttaaacaggCTTCGCACCCTTAAATGAGCTAAATTCAGCCATGGTGAAAGCGGATGTAACTTCATTGCTTTTAGTGCAATCAGAGACTGCAGCTGCATCACAAACTGGGGCTGCATTTGACCAAGGGGGTTTAAGAAAAGTAGTGTTCTTTGCAGAGCTTTTAGCCGTCAGTCAATCGCTGTGTTTTGGCTGTAGGCAAAGACAGGTAGAATAGTTTATCAATCCCCAGCAAAGCAAGAAATGGACTAGTGTGACTTACAAAATGAAATACAGGGAGTCCAAGTTTACTCTGACTTACGTGAAAAGATAACACTGTTGAAGCCATGGCAGTCATGCTGCTGTCAAACCAGCGTGagagagatcagaatttggtccagtccTAGGAAAGCAGAAGCATGAACATGTTACCAGGCTTGGATGGTGAAAAGAGAAGCATCAGGAAACTAGTAGCACTTAGAGGCAGGAGGGTTGTTTTCAGACTAAAACTACTTATACAGCAGCATCAGTCTGCGAGATGCTTTACAAAACACAGACAAATGGCCAGACGTGGCTCTCGACACTGGTGTCAACCTGGAGTAACTCGACTGATGTCAATAGAGTTACAATGATGTAAAATTTGTGGAATCAGACTTAAGGTTTCTGCcctaaggagcttacaatttaaggaGCAAGGCTGCAGTGAGATTTATTGCATGAGTAAAGTCATCAGAATTTTGCCCTCCTAAAGGCAAGAGACGGTAGTAGAAAATATTCCAGACACAAGGTAGCATAAAGGAAGGTACCAGCAAGGAAATCAGCAACAactcatgggccagatcctgtttGGAATTAGTTGATGTAAAAGTGAAGtgattccattaaagtcaatagtgtaacactaaTGTAAAACAGGAGTAATGGAGAGCAGAACCTGGCTCCATATGTGCCTAAAGAAAAGCTGGAGGAGGTCAGGATGTGTTTAACTTCCAAGTCTCAATCAAAGTGACCCCCAGCATCAACCATTTTTCTCTTTTAGTATTTTTGATAGAATCCAAACAGAAATACAACCCAACCCACACCCAACCAgtagaaaacaaaatgttcagcAACTAGCCCTAAAAATAACCAACCTACCCCCATTATaagtaaacagaacagggcatgtTGGAATGTGGTTAAAGCCATCCTGCTATTTTACCAGGGTGTTTTGAACCAGTCCCTTTCTCCCTGTCGCTATCTAGCAGCTGTGGAGGGGTCAAAAACTCTATTAGAATTGGAGCACTGGAAATTTACAGAGATTTACATATTTAGCAGCTCCCACAGCATCTTCAAAGGGCCCAGAGATGTTATTTTTGCATCTGTTTGCAACCATTCTTTATTGTTCATTGGTCCAGCCACTTAGCCAGCCGGCAGTTTTGCTTATAATTTGGGGTTGcgggggagaaggaaagaattaCGTCACTTT includes the following:
- the AANAT gene encoding serotonin N-acetyltransferase — its product is MSVISALPFLKPIHLRPPRSSPGRQRRHTLPASEFRCLTPEDAISVFEIEREAFISVSGDCPLHLDEIRHFLNLCPELSLGWFEEGRLVAFIIGSLWDQEKLSQDALTLHKPGGTTVHIHALAVHRTFRQQGKGSILMWRYLQYLRCLPYVRRAVLMCEDFLIPFYRKCGFKVRGPCEVTVGSLAFVEMQYPVRGHAFMRRNSGC